The segment ATTGAAGAGTGTGAACATAAAAGAATATCTTCAAAGATTCTCTCAATTGATAATTATCTGTACACATCCTCCCAATTCTTTATCCCATGTTTCTTATTTCTCACTATATACATAACTCTCTCTTttacacacatatatacacatacatatatagatGAAGATCAAATGGAGgaaaatatcttcttttttttataaatataaaatctctTCGCCTTAACCatggtttttaaattttctgcggGAGCCTACAGACATACATTTACAAACAAAATTATCAATTCACTGATACTACTGCACCTTTCATGCCAAACTGGAAGGGAGAACcagtaaatattaaaaaattgaatattttccAACACCCTCAATCATACAACATCAATCTATGCCTATTCCACAACGTCACTGTGATTAAGAGTGTAGAAGGTCAACATTAATTGAGAAAAGAATCATAACCTGAAGACACAATATATCAGCTGACCACCATCCAAGCTCAGAAAGGATACTTCTTTTACGCCATTCCCAGTTCAAAATATGTTGTGGTATGTGAAAATAAAGTTTTCTCTGATGATCATTAGCAAGGTAATCAGCTAGTATGTTGTATGATAAGACTGTAAATCGTTCTGCAAAATATAATGGCAAGTAAACCATTCATCAATTTGGTGAAGACCAATCTTAGCAGACTAAGACCAAAAACTATGACCTACACAGCCAGACATCGAAAGTAAAGGAGTATCTCAAAGATGAACAGCACGAGTCAAAAATATTGGCCCTCTACAATCTTAAAATCATGACCATATTTCAGCTGACTTGGATGAATGAGTTTGTAATATATTAATGGAATGTTCCAAAACATAGTGGTATAAAGGGGGCAAAGAAATCATTTGacaaacttttttcttttctaagatGCAATTAAAAGGCATATTGCAGAAGGGAATGGCTTGAAAGGATATATTCCACAGTAGCAAGCAAGAGGAACTTTTTAATGCCAAAATGAATGCTCCCGGTTCCCctcctactaatgtgtcagcaATAGGTGGTAAGTTGTCCCAGAGTCTTTACAATGGAACTCGCAGGAGAAAGCATCAAGTCAAGCAGCCCCCGAGAAATCCGAGTGACCACATGGACTAAACTCTTGTAGGGCTATCACATTGATAAATGAGACGTTCACCTTATATACACTTTGATCCTTAGACTAACACCTTGTGAACACTTTACACCTTAAATAGTTCGCCCTGTTTACTCcgagttttatatttttattattaccaTGGTGTCTAAGCCAACTTTCgtgcacctcgactaattccagGGATACCTGCAACAGGTATCAAGTAACTCTGTCCATAAAGGTTAAGACAGATGAGCTCCTAGATACTTCatatttgaattttcatttAAGCATGTGATATTGTTTTATGCTATTTAACTAATAGCTACATGCTTGTCTTACTCAAGCAAATCTTCAAAAGAGACATGTGGAGAGCTCTAGctcatgtttttttaaaagattattttataaatgaaaacCAGCATCAAGAGAATGTTGGTGATTAGAAGCAGTTACAGAAAAGAAGCCTTACTGACTGTGAACAGAACTAATAAACTCGAGTAAGGCCTCTACATCCTTAACATCCAACCTAAGACTAATTACATTTTCGATTTTGTCTTCAAAAATTCTAGAGCTTCTTTCTCACCATACGATCCACCAAATTGTGGCAGGGATGGCATTACATAGCTTCAATTCAAAGCCACTCCTTCCTCCTATTGTCCATCCTTCAAGAAAAACTGAGACATCTCTTGGCATGACACGTGATTCCTAGTATAATGAAGAAGAGGTCGTATAATTGAGATGTGAATTTACATGGTAGACTCCTGACAAAGGAGAGACCAGTTGCGTGGGGAGTGTGGACAACATCAGCTATGACCTGTGTGATTATGGGAATGACAACACTGAGCACCTGTTCTTCAGCTGCTCCTACTCAACCCAAGTCTGGCAGAAAATCCTAAACTGGCAAGCTACAGGATGGGTAGAGGAGCAGTGTGGGATAAATTTCACTGCAGGTGAACTCCCAGAAGCCGAAGAATTCAAAATTGCACTACCAGCTAGTGTATATTACATCTGGCAGGAGAGGAATCATAGGATCCTCCAGAAAAAAAGCAGAAGCTGTTAAGTTCTAGTGAGCAAAACTGTTCAAAAGGTCCATATCAAAGATAGAATTGAGTCTGAATTGGGTGAAACATTGCAGGTGTTAGATCGGTACCCTAAGTGAATAGCCACTGTGATGTATGCAGGCTCTAACACTATGTAGTTGGTTGGGCATATTATGCTAGAATACTTGCTGATTACAGTTCTAGGAGATGTCCAGTTCTGTATTATTTCTTTTGCTTTGTAATTCTAACTTGATAATAAACTCAGtatatttaccaaaaaataaaaaaactacgCCATGAAAATTTTCTGTCTTGAAAAGGCTGAAACAACTATTGTGACATTCTCATCTATTCTAGTAAGATTTTATCCTCTCCATCTGTGAACTTGATGCCGCTAGGGCTTTCAAGTGGAAAAAGATTGAGGGACTTGTGACTCAGGTCACAAGTACCATGTGAACTAAGCCTTGTATTTAAGTCGAGAAGGGTAGAGGGGCAAGACACATTATCACCAACTTCAAAAGGCTCCAGTTGATCCTAACAGATTTCTCGATCATAAAAAATCCTCGTCCCCTGAGACAGTCTTCCGGATTTCATTTAGCTTCCAAAATCATTACCTAAACTGAAAGTTTTAATATTACTCTCACCCTACCTGACTCACAAGACAGTAGTCTTACCCTTCTTCAACTACGGTGGGTTATTGCAAAGTTAGACCTCCTTTGTAATCCCTATCAAAGGCAGCATTTAGTTTTCTCCTTATATATCACATTTTCAAATGAGCTACCATAAACCATGAAGTTTGGATTCCTAATCTAGGACAGTATATCAGATTCGGGTAATTCAAAAAAATGCACTGCTTTTTTTGGGAGGAGCCAACTGGGAATGATGTTTCCGCTTcctctctttcttttgtttaccTCCCCTTCTTTCCATTCTCTTCTACAAGAGTATCTTCAAGTTCAGTAAGCATTTCGTGTGTTTTAGAGTATccaaagtaaatatttatacCTATGTTTGACCATTGGACATGATCACATTTAGATTAGAACAACATAATTCAGCTTTGTCGCAATTCGCCTTTGTCAAAGTGGAAGTTTTATATCAGTTAGCATAACTGGCACTGAAACTCTTCTCCGCACCATTTGCATATGAACACTTCATATGAAACAAGTAGGTCCTACTTTGTTTGATTATAAAGAATAATCAACCTAGAATACCTATATATATCCTCTCATATTGCACTTCACTTTTCTCTACCACATCCTGTCGTCCAATAAGCCAGAGGAATATTTCTAAATTGACCATATTTTATGACTACAAACTCATATCACAAACATAATACACTATCCATATAGCGATTTGGATACATGGATtcttaacttcatgtatatcCTTCCCTCtaagcaacaacaaaaaaaaaaccacaaCAATGTCTCAATCTCAAGCAAGAAGATTCATTATCAATTGACTAGCTTTAAGTTGGTTGTCAACCTATCACATACACCCTTCTTTTATCCTGGCTTGGAATTGTACCAACAGTTGAATGTACCCAAACTCAGTAAACGCGACATTAATAAGAGATGCAAATTTACCGCAATGAGGTGGAGGTCCAGGTCTAGCATACTCCCAATTCCGAAAGTTCAAAGCCTTGGGAGGCAATGGCCGTGGCCTGAACGGCTGATTCTCATAAAAATTTGGTCTATTAAACTTCTGATTCTCATAAAAAATCGGTCTATTGAGCTGCTGATTCTGATAATATTGTGGTCTTAGAGGCGGCTGTGGCACTGCTCTATTGAACTGCTGATTCTGATAAAACCCTGCTGGTGGTGGCATTGCTCTATAGGATTGCTGATTGGGATGAAACTGCTGACGTGGTTGAGGAGGCGGCAATCGTCCATAATTATGATGAGTAGAATGAATATTTGGCGATGGTGCCCTAGGCCGGAAAGGTCGAAAATTAGGAGACGGGCGGAGATTTCGATTGGTTTCCCGAACAGAATTGAAGTGAGAGTCTCCAGTTACAATATCTTCTTCATTTCGTTCTCCGGAAGGACGGTGCGAAAAGTTTCTCCTGCCGCGTCCCCTGCCTCCTCGGAACTGTAAAGGAGAGTTACGTCAACAGTTTAGAAATGGCAGTTAATGTGAATTCCGTATTTCAGGAAATTATTCTTACTGATTGAGCAGATGACATGGTGGCGCTGGAGGCGGCAGACGCAGTACCGGTGAAAGCGGCGGCGGCAATGAGGTGGCGGGAAGGAGCAGAGTGCTTCATGAATATATGACCAGCATTTCAATTGTGTTACATTAGTGAAAACTGTAAATTGCAATTTTGGGCAACTGCTTCCTTTGGAACGACGCCGTTTAACTCCCTGGGTAACTGGTGATGAGATCACGACCGTACGATTTCCTTACAATGTCAATCCAAAGGTCCGAAATTAATAGCCTTGTTGTATTAGCTGCAATTCAGAgctttttcttcaattgatCATCGACGGAGCTTTGTGTGGAGAAGCATACACACGATGTCCTTTTGCTCCTCTGTGTCATCATCTCCGCAGTCTCTGTCTATCTTCCCCAAATCTTTCCGATCTTCTAAGCCTTACAGTCCTCGTATCTCTGCTTCTGCCGATGTACCTGACTTTCTCTCTGCTAATTGGTATCCATCTCTATCTCCCTCTCTTGTTTACTGTGTATACTTAGTCTTACTCGATATCGTGTGAAGGCAGAGATGTTGTTTTTGGTTTCTTATGTGAAAATGATGTGAAGTTATTTATTTTGCTATTGAGTTAGTGAAAATCACAAATTTATTCAGTATTTTGGTTCTTCCCAGGGATTGAACTCGGGCTTTTTGACTTATTGAGTTGATACTTTTACAGTTTGTTTGATTTTCTGTAATTTTGGTCAATTCTACGTTCACAAGAAATTGTGAACTGAAGTTGCCAGTTTCCTTGGTTGATCTTGGGTAGTGTTGAGTTGCCACTAGTTGAGGTCAGCCACCACCACTGTAAATGAAATAATGATGTTTTCTGCTGCTTTCAAAAACTTCAATTCGTTAAAAAGTTAAGTTTAAGCACAATTCTTCCACCGTCACGCTTACTGATGCAACAAGAACAAAGTCTCAATCTCAAACTAGTTGGGTTGGTTATCCGAATACATTATGTCCATTTTGCTTGTTTGGGACAATTTAACTCCAATCCCCACTAATTTATCCTTTGAAATAAACCGAGAGTTTTATAGAACTGGAGGCTCTTTAGCTCTTACATTTCTGTACTGATGTACAGATCTCTCACTGAACGAAGACTCTGGTAGACACTGTATCTTATATAAGTGTACCAACAAGCTAAGCCTTGATTCTGAAGTTGAAATCGCCTATATGTATCCGTTGCTTCTATCATGCTTTGTTTAGTTAAGTAAGTTCACGTATATTCCCAGAGATTGGGCCAAGTGCGTGAAAATTATTTGTGATAAACCGTGAAACTTGAGGTAAAAATCTTTGTTGCATACCATGTTGAATTATATGACCACCTCATCTAAAAGCTTAAATAATTGGCGATATTTCACTTTTAGTTACTTACATCTTTAATAATCCATTATTGGGAAATTCTATTAAACTATTTGCAACTATGCATTATCTGCTGCAGGCTTGAATCTCGTAGGAAAAAGCCATTTGGTCCAAGATTATGTGTAAGTTTCTAACACTCATGGATTTTAGGAGGTTTCTGCACTTGCTTATGTATCAATTTACTTTATGGCTTTGCAATAGTTTAGTGCAGAAGAAGCAGTTCAAAACCAGCTTGATGCATTGAAGTACAATGACCAACCTCATCACGATTATGGAGTTGAAGTCATGTACAGAGTAATTTCGGGAACTCTTTTTCTCTTTGAGTATGATGGTTCATAACAAGCTGAAGCTGGCTGTTTGGTAATCTTTAACTAACCTCTCGTGATAGTTTGCTGGATTTGATCCTTTTCAAAGGTCTACCTACTTCGGACGCTTTTTTGACTTGGGTCAGGTTAGTAATCATTaccaaaatattaatttggTTGTTCTATTTTTTGGccttttttgttataattttctCCTTAATCGTTAATTTTTGCTTTATATTGGCTCAATCGCCATGACTGCTCAAAGAGTTAGCTGCCTGTTAAATCTATGCTCTTTAGGTCCTGCACCAGAGGCGGCAACTAAAAGAAGCCTGTAGTCATTCTATGAATTAACGAAAAGACAACATTTACTAATACCTATCTTTACTTGGTATGTCTACTGTCTATTGTG is part of the Solanum pennellii chromosome 8, SPENNV200 genome and harbors:
- the LOC107028433 gene encoding uncharacterized protein LOC107028433 gives rise to the protein MSFCSSVSSSPQSLSIFPKSFRSSKPYSPRISASADVPDFLSANWLESRRKKPFGPRLCFSAEEAVQNQLDALKYNDQPHHDYGVEVMYRFAGFDPFQRSTYFGRFFDLGQFERFRRIFHHSTYRVLLGHQEREILSSLHVNETLYKQRVWVRGTRPEEEEIFQFTMVQRVGGSWDGYWLTESVLHDGDTFSGGVAY